From one Agathobaculum sp. NTUH-O15-33 genomic stretch:
- the gap gene encoding type I glyceraldehyde-3-phosphate dehydrogenase, with translation MAIKVGINGFGRIGRMVFRAGLKNPNIEFVAVNDPFMTPDYMAYMLKYDTMHGRYDGTIAYDDNSITVDGKKVLFFAEMDPKNIPWGEAQADYVVESTGVFLTKEKAQAHIDGGAKKVIMSAPSKDDTPMFVMGVNQDTYTKDMTFVSNASCTTNCLAPIAKVLDEAFGITEGLMTTVHSATGTQKVVDGPSKKDWRGGRAATGNIIPSSTGAAKAVGKVYPKLNGKLTGMSMRVPTLDVSVVDLTCNLAKPASYDEICAAMKKASEGEMKGILGYTDEDVVSSDFLGDERTSIFDAKAGIALTDTFVKVVSWYDNEWGYSNKLLMLIEHMASVDNA, from the coding sequence ATGGCTATCAAAGTAGGTATCAATGGCTTTGGCCGTATCGGCCGTATGGTTTTCCGCGCGGGTCTGAAGAACCCGAACATCGAGTTCGTCGCGGTTAACGACCCCTTCATGACTCCGGACTACATGGCGTACATGCTCAAGTACGACACCATGCATGGCCGGTACGACGGCACCATCGCTTATGACGACAATTCCATCACCGTAGACGGCAAGAAGGTTCTGTTCTTCGCCGAGATGGATCCCAAGAATATTCCGTGGGGCGAGGCCCAAGCAGACTACGTTGTTGAATCCACCGGCGTTTTCCTGACCAAGGAAAAGGCGCAGGCGCATATCGACGGCGGCGCTAAGAAGGTTATTATGTCCGCTCCGTCCAAGGATGACACGCCGATGTTCGTTATGGGCGTCAATCAGGATACCTACACCAAGGATATGACCTTTGTTTCCAACGCTTCCTGCACCACCAACTGCCTCGCTCCGATCGCCAAGGTTCTGGACGAAGCGTTCGGCATCACCGAAGGCCTGATGACCACCGTTCACTCCGCTACCGGCACCCAGAAGGTCGTTGACGGCCCCTCCAAGAAGGACTGGCGCGGCGGCCGTGCGGCTACCGGCAACATCATTCCTTCCTCCACCGGCGCTGCGAAGGCTGTCGGCAAGGTTTACCCCAAGCTGAACGGCAAGCTGACCGGCATGTCCATGCGCGTTCCGACGCTGGACGTTTCCGTTGTTGACCTGACCTGCAATCTGGCCAAGCCCGCTTCCTACGACGAGATCTGCGCCGCTATGAAGAAGGCTTCCGAGGGCGAGATGAAGGGCATTCTGGGCTACACCGACGAGGACGTTGTTTCCTCCGACTTTCTGGGCGACGAGCGCACCTCCATTTTCGACGCCAAGGCCGGCATCGCGCTGACCGACACGTTCGTCAAGGTCGTTTCCTGGTACGACAACGAATGGGGCTATTCCAACAAGCTGCTGATGCTCATTGAGCACATGGCTTCTGTTGACAACGCCTAA
- a CDS encoding sensor histidine kinase encodes MAETFFAQLDSDTLRALLGRTALSDAALVMVGPTMHIEFCNQAAARLTGLHPLERVDQLLSETAAAALRDCIERKAARTVLEELDGAEYRLELLPHREGALLAFLKDDRVQYDGSLRVLHMQTAQFLLSILPDIEQVGDPALAQHMRRQCMRMLRTYNHSDTLHEPFSTEQLNLHWEDLSVLCGEAVRNTQEHTNRRIVLNAPAQCRLIAEPDLIRRAVYNLLTNAVQASPADGLIEVTVHDDPARPSVTVADRGPGLDAALFDTLLSGWQRPFSYEEYLALGRDNVKLGLGLPYVQHVARLHGGSLLLSPRDGGGSELHLVLSHLSPSLADTELHAPPIVPSFPPEVLELSVL; translated from the coding sequence ATGGCCGAAACTTTCTTTGCCCAGCTCGACAGTGATACGTTGCGCGCGCTGCTCGGACGGACCGCCCTTTCGGATGCGGCTCTCGTCATGGTCGGGCCGACGATGCACATTGAATTTTGCAATCAGGCTGCCGCCCGGCTCACCGGCCTGCACCCGCTTGAACGGGTCGATCAGCTGCTGAGTGAAACCGCCGCCGCCGCGTTGCGGGACTGCATCGAACGAAAAGCTGCGCGAACGGTTTTGGAAGAGCTTGACGGCGCGGAATACCGCTTGGAACTATTGCCGCACCGCGAGGGCGCGCTTCTGGCATTTTTAAAGGACGACCGCGTCCAGTACGATGGAAGCCTGCGTGTGCTGCACATGCAAACCGCGCAGTTCCTTCTTTCCATCCTGCCCGATATCGAGCAGGTGGGCGACCCCGCGCTTGCCCAGCATATGCGGCGGCAGTGCATGCGTATGCTGCGCACCTACAACCACTCCGACACGCTGCACGAACCCTTTTCCACCGAGCAGCTCAACCTGCACTGGGAGGATCTCTCCGTTTTATGCGGCGAGGCGGTGCGCAACACGCAGGAACACACGAACCGCCGCATCGTGCTCAACGCGCCCGCACAGTGCCGCCTGATCGCCGAACCCGACCTGATCCGCCGCGCGGTGTACAACCTGCTGACCAACGCGGTGCAGGCTTCGCCGGCGGACGGCCTGATCGAAGTGACCGTGCACGACGATCCGGCGCGCCCCTCCGTTACCGTGGCCGACCGCGGCCCCGGGCTGGACGCGGCCCTGTTCGACACTTTGCTGAGCGGCTGGCAGCGCCCCTTTTCCTATGAAGAATATCTTGCCCTCGGCCGGGATAACGTAAAGCTCGGCCTTGGCCTGCCGTATGTGCAGCACGTCGCGCGGCTGCACGGCGGTAGCCTGCTGCTTTCGCCGCGCGACGGCGGCGGCAGCGAGCTGCATTTGGTGCTTTCGCATTTGTCGCCGTCGCTTGCCGATACCGAATTGCACGCCCCGCCGATCGTTCCCAGCTTTCCGCCCGAAGTGCTTGAGCTTTCGGTTTTATAA
- a CDS encoding DUF4179 domain-containing protein: MERMLKKLDPTEEQKQRMLRGIMEQYTACGEPRKPPRKRWRTAVLAAAIACCLITTTAFAAVQLGLDAAFVRFLHPSSDEQKQQLESGAYLVDQTAQNASGAVTIKQVVGDSNLVYILMELTAPEGTVLDKARYRYADFDLDMGEDMRGMRSTGFIKLEDENGADNQISLIMEIMTDRSLAGQKARLTLSDLQGADAFPGEFETVLAGEWQVSFPLDFTDCSTQYEVNRAMTMLGEAATVRSVTVSPIAITLRVDSPALRQIYAENHRWQEVAPNEYLDDFPITIHYADGTTETTKIFNGLTNADYLSGELLTIKTFENVINDKAIRSITFFDEQIELTQP, translated from the coding sequence ATGGAAAGAATGTTGAAAAAGCTTGACCCGACAGAGGAACAAAAACAGCGCATGCTGCGCGGCATCATGGAACAGTACACAGCCTGTGGAGAACCGCGCAAGCCGCCGCGCAAACGCTGGCGCACGGCGGTTCTCGCGGCGGCCATCGCCTGCTGCCTGATTACGACAACCGCGTTCGCCGCGGTACAGTTGGGGCTGGACGCCGCGTTTGTCCGCTTTCTCCATCCATCGAGCGACGAGCAAAAGCAGCAACTGGAGAGCGGGGCCTATCTCGTAGACCAAACGGCCCAAAACGCAAGCGGGGCCGTTACCATAAAGCAGGTCGTCGGCGACAGCAACCTTGTGTATATCCTCATGGAGCTGACCGCGCCCGAGGGCACGGTTTTGGATAAAGCGCGCTACCGGTACGCGGACTTTGATCTGGATATGGGCGAGGACATGCGGGGCATGCGCAGCACGGGCTTTATCAAACTGGAGGACGAGAACGGCGCGGACAATCAGATCAGCCTAATCATGGAGATCATGACAGACCGTTCTTTGGCGGGGCAAAAGGCGCGACTGACCCTTTCCGACCTGCAAGGGGCCGATGCCTTTCCGGGCGAATTTGAAACCGTGCTGGCGGGCGAGTGGCAGGTTTCGTTCCCGCTGGACTTTACCGATTGCTCTACCCAATACGAGGTGAACCGCGCAATGACCATGCTGGGCGAGGCGGCGACGGTCCGCTCGGTCACGGTATCCCCCATTGCGATCACGCTGCGGGTTGATAGCCCGGCGCTGCGGCAGATCTACGCGGAAAACCACCGCTGGCAGGAGGTCGCGCCCAATGAATATCTGGATGATTTCCCCATCACCATCCACTATGCGGATGGGACAACGGAGACCACCAAGATTTTTAACGGCCTGACCAACGCGGATTACTTATCCGGCGAACTGCTGACAATCAAGACCTTTGAAAATGTGATAAACGACAAAGCGATCCGATCCATTACCTTTTTTGACGAACAGATCGAGCTGACACAGCCGTAA
- a CDS encoding RNA polymerase sigma factor: MENHAPPGEAQLFTEIYGRNVDAVYRLCYVYLKNRADAEDAVQAVFLKLLRSGTSFADRAHERAWLITTAKNCCRDMLKSWWRRQRVDLETLPEPAAPDGGGAEGEMLERLFVLPGKYRVALYLFYWEQYSVKEIAAMVGSTESTVRSRLQRGRNQLKLDLGGLTDGKNVEKA; this comes from the coding sequence ATGGAAAACCATGCACCGCCCGGCGAGGCGCAGCTTTTTACCGAAATATATGGCCGCAACGTCGACGCGGTATACCGGCTATGCTATGTGTATCTCAAAAACCGTGCCGATGCGGAGGACGCCGTACAGGCGGTGTTTTTAAAACTGCTGCGTTCGGGCACAAGCTTTGCGGACCGCGCGCATGAACGGGCGTGGCTGATTACAACGGCAAAAAACTGCTGCCGCGATATGCTGAAATCTTGGTGGCGGCGGCAGCGCGTCGATCTGGAAACGCTGCCCGAACCCGCCGCGCCGGACGGCGGCGGGGCGGAAGGCGAGATGCTGGAACGGCTTTTCGTACTTCCCGGGAAATACCGCGTCGCGTTATATCTTTTTTACTGGGAGCAATATTCCGTCAAGGAGATCGCGGCCATGGTGGGCAGCACGGAAAGCACGGTACGTTCCCGGCTGCAACGGGGCCGCAACCAATTAAAGCTGGATCTAGGAGGGCTGACAGATGGAAAGAATGTTGAAAAAGCTTGA
- a CDS encoding YdcF family protein, with the protein MKKIFVNGWAWLSLAFAVCAVACIPWAPTRFGAVFFGALAVGSAGEAYFMHRRGKNKGYRMIAIAGAVLFSLFVLSFAGIQFVIQQGMQENDEIEADYLFVLGARVYEDGRPSAALVARLDRAKDYLEQYPAAKAVLCGGQGDNEPLPEARAMQTYLLASGVAEDRLLIEEASRNTIQNIANAKAMLDELGDSYTTMVVSSDFHCARARRLMVHAGLEPYAIPAETPYLAQRLVLRCREYCSILGLMVSGRW; encoded by the coding sequence ATGAAAAAGATTTTTGTAAACGGCTGGGCGTGGCTTTCGCTCGCCTTCGCCGTCTGTGCGGTCGCTTGCATTCCGTGGGCGCCCACCCGCTTTGGCGCGGTGTTTTTCGGCGCGCTTGCCGTGGGCAGCGCGGGCGAGGCGTACTTTATGCACCGCCGTGGGAAAAATAAGGGGTACCGTATGATCGCAATCGCCGGGGCCGTGTTGTTTTCCCTGTTTGTCCTTTCCTTTGCGGGCATTCAGTTCGTGATTCAGCAGGGCATGCAGGAGAACGACGAGATAGAAGCCGATTACCTGTTCGTCCTCGGCGCGCGCGTTTATGAGGATGGTCGTCCCTCGGCCGCGTTGGTCGCGAGACTCGACCGGGCAAAAGACTATTTAGAGCAGTATCCGGCCGCCAAGGCCGTGCTCTGCGGCGGTCAGGGCGATAACGAGCCCCTGCCCGAGGCCCGCGCCATGCAGACCTATCTGCTGGCTAGCGGCGTTGCGGAGGATCGCTTGCTGATCGAGGAAGCCTCGCGCAACACCATTCAAAACATTGCAAACGCCAAGGCCATGCTGGACGAGCTGGGCGATTCTTACACGACCATGGTCGTGTCCAGTGATTTTCACTGCGCCCGCGCCCGCCGCCTGATGGTGCACGCGGGGCTGGAGCCTTACGCCATCCCCGCCGAAACGCCCTATCTGGCCCAGCGCCTCGTTTTGCGCTGCCGCGAATACTGCTCCATTTTGGGGCTGATGGTTTCGGGCCGCTGGTAA
- a CDS encoding ABC-F family ATP-binding cassette domain-containing protein — protein sequence MADISVQNLTKYYGDRLILKELTFDIQPGEKVAILGANGTGKTTLLNILTGRLPYDGGSVSLGAGKSAGIIDQMPDFPENALVEDVLRLAFRESDEILAAMDETTDEMLRKPEDASLLKRYAALETRLDALGGYNRDYEVDRVCNGLEIPAEQRRQPFRLLSGGEKTRINLARIILEKTDILLLDEPTNHLDMDAVNWLGEYLESYRGTVLTISHDRYFLDQCCDRIIELHDCTCEFYAGNYSFYAVERERRREEQLRHHENEAAEKRRLEDVARKMHEHGTEHLAKRAASIEKRIARMKVTDRPKTDKQMSVSFGDPNYETEEVLKIRDLSKSYEGRTIFKELSFNIRNRERVAILGPNGAGKTTLLRVLLGEETADTGTVRKGIGLRPAYLPQQVHFLNPHRNLIDTLIYDKNVTMQTARSRLGAFHFSGEDQYKTVDMLSGGEKSRLRLCELMYDPLNLLILDEPTNHLDLASREWIEQAVEAFDGTLLFVSHDRYFVERFATRVLYLENGAFTDFLGSYEAFLNYRDKGAAPPPQAEPAQRAKRPSAPTLDDVPPPPAKPRKTGGTKNLQKLLSSIEREIAQLERQSAELEQQMVEASSDSQRLLELMTEKEQCDEQLTAKMEEWEAVSTELEELQ from the coding sequence ATGGCCGACATTTCCGTACAGAATTTAACCAAATACTACGGCGACCGCCTGATCCTGAAGGAGCTTACGTTTGACATCCAGCCCGGTGAAAAGGTCGCGATCCTCGGCGCGAACGGTACGGGCAAAACCACCCTGCTGAATATTCTGACCGGCCGCCTACCGTACGACGGCGGCTCGGTCTCGCTTGGCGCGGGAAAATCGGCGGGCATTATCGACCAGATGCCGGATTTCCCGGAAAATGCTCTGGTGGAGGATGTGCTCCGTCTGGCGTTCCGCGAATCGGATGAGATCCTCGCGGCCATGGACGAAACGACCGACGAAATGCTCCGCAAGCCGGAGGACGCTTCGCTGCTCAAGCGCTACGCCGCGCTAGAGACCCGGCTGGACGCGCTCGGCGGCTATAACCGCGATTACGAGGTAGACCGCGTCTGCAACGGTTTGGAGATTCCCGCCGAGCAGCGCCGCCAGCCCTTCCGCCTGCTTTCGGGCGGCGAAAAGACGCGCATCAATCTGGCCCGCATCATTTTGGAAAAGACCGATATCCTGCTGCTCGACGAACCGACCAACCACCTCGACATGGACGCGGTGAACTGGCTGGGCGAATATCTGGAAAGCTACCGCGGCACCGTGCTCACCATTTCGCACGACCGCTATTTTCTTGACCAGTGCTGCGACCGCATCATCGAGCTGCACGACTGCACCTGTGAATTTTACGCGGGCAACTATTCGTTCTACGCGGTCGAGCGCGAGCGCCGCCGCGAGGAACAGCTCCGCCACCATGAAAACGAGGCCGCCGAAAAGCGCCGCCTGGAGGATGTGGCCCGCAAAATGCACGAGCATGGCACCGAGCACCTTGCCAAGCGCGCCGCGTCCATTGAAAAGCGCATTGCCCGCATGAAGGTGACCGACCGACCCAAAACGGATAAACAGATGAGCGTTTCCTTCGGCGATCCCAATTACGAGACCGAGGAAGTGCTCAAAATCCGCGACCTGTCCAAAAGCTACGAGGGACGCACGATTTTTAAAGAGCTGTCGTTCAACATCCGCAACCGCGAGCGCGTCGCCATTTTGGGGCCGAACGGCGCGGGCAAAACGACCCTGCTGCGCGTCCTTCTGGGCGAAGAAACGGCGGATACGGGCACGGTGCGCAAGGGCATTGGCCTGCGGCCCGCCTATTTGCCGCAGCAGGTGCACTTTTTAAACCCGCACCGCAACCTGATCGATACGCTGATCTACGATAAGAACGTCACCATGCAGACCGCGCGGTCGCGCCTCGGCGCGTTCCATTTCTCCGGCGAGGATCAGTATAAAACGGTGGATATGCTCTCCGGCGGCGAAAAAAGCCGCCTGCGCCTGTGCGAGTTGATGTATGATCCGCTCAACCTGCTCATTCTGGACGAACCGACCAACCACCTCGATCTTGCTTCCCGCGAATGGATTGAGCAGGCGGTCGAAGCGTTCGACGGCACGCTGCTCTTCGTTTCGCACGACCGGTATTTCGTCGAACGGTTCGCCACCCGCGTGTTGTATCTGGAAAACGGCGCCTTTACCGATTTTCTGGGCAGCTACGAAGCGTTTTTGAATTACCGCGACAAGGGCGCCGCCCCGCCGCCGCAGGCCGAACCGGCGCAGCGGGCCAAACGGCCGTCGGCACCGACGCTGGACGACGTGCCCCCGCCGCCCGCAAAGCCCCGCAAAACGGGCGGCACCAAGAATTTGCAAAAGCTGCTTTCCTCCATCGAGCGCGAGATCGCGCAGCTCGAGCGGCAATCCGCCGAGCTGGAACAACAGATGGTGGAGGCTTCGTCCGATTCTCAGCGCCTTTTGGAACTGATGACGGAGAAAGAGCAGTGCGACGAGCAGCTCACCGCGAAAATGGAAGAGTGGGAAGCGGTGTCGACCGAGCTGGAGGAGCTGCAATGA